In a single window of the Allobranchiibius huperziae genome:
- a CDS encoding aminoglycoside phosphotransferase family protein, translated as MSGLPVTIPPAFFAKVDGRPAEGGGPDGTTWLASLPRLVEESADLWQLELDDDPSATRHGECALVVPCRRDGEPAVLKVTWPHPEAKYEHLALRTWDGTGAVRLLAADPGRWAMVLERLHGDTSLETVPILDACEVIGGLFRRLDAPPMARVTNLPDECGRWRELCRAGSPQVPRRMTQQAASLLGDLAEGSRADLVHQDLHFANVLAGDREPWLAIDPKPINARWEFAVAPVIWNRWDEALRATSVRAHLRARLGVLCESAGLDEDLARHWSFVRLVLNALGEWLSGAPDQSALSCYLTAAKAMQE; from the coding sequence GTGAGCGGCCTGCCCGTCACGATCCCGCCGGCGTTCTTCGCGAAGGTCGACGGGCGACCGGCCGAGGGTGGTGGACCCGATGGCACCACCTGGCTGGCCAGCCTGCCCCGGCTCGTCGAGGAGAGTGCGGACCTGTGGCAGCTGGAGCTGGACGACGACCCGTCGGCGACCCGGCACGGGGAGTGCGCACTCGTCGTACCGTGCCGGCGCGACGGCGAGCCCGCGGTGCTGAAGGTCACCTGGCCGCACCCGGAGGCGAAGTACGAGCACCTGGCCCTGCGCACCTGGGACGGCACGGGCGCCGTACGACTCCTCGCGGCAGACCCGGGCCGCTGGGCGATGGTGCTCGAACGGCTGCACGGCGACACCAGCCTCGAGACCGTCCCGATCCTGGACGCGTGCGAGGTGATCGGAGGGCTCTTCCGTCGTCTCGACGCCCCACCCATGGCACGGGTCACGAACCTGCCCGACGAGTGCGGGAGGTGGCGCGAGCTGTGCCGCGCAGGGTCGCCGCAGGTGCCGCGCCGGATGACCCAGCAGGCCGCATCGCTGCTGGGCGATCTCGCCGAGGGAAGCCGCGCCGATCTGGTCCACCAGGACCTGCATTTCGCCAACGTGCTCGCCGGCGATCGTGAGCCGTGGCTCGCCATCGACCCGAAGCCGATCAACGCACGGTGGGAGTTCGCGGTCGCCCCCGTCATCTGGAACCGCTGGGACGAGGCGCTGCGGGCGACCAGCGTGCGCGCCCACCTGCGCGCCCGCCTCGGCGTGCTCTGCGAGAGCGCCGGCCTGGACGAGGACCTCGCACGACACTGGTCCTTCGTACGGCTCGTGCTGAACGCGCTCGGCGAGTGGCTGTCCGGTGCGCCGGACCAGAGCGCGCTGTCGTGCTACCTCACGGCGGCGAAGGCCATGCAGGAGTGA